A part of Miscanthus floridulus cultivar M001 chromosome 6, ASM1932011v1, whole genome shotgun sequence genomic DNA contains:
- the LOC136461013 gene encoding uncharacterized mitochondrial protein AtMg00810-like — translation MGFTASGSDSSLFIYKQGTNTAYLLVYVDDIILTASSSPLLHQVVDKLCQAFAIKDLGELHFFLGVQVKRDAAGFHLNQAQYTEEIQYTEEILERAGMSNCKPATTPVEVKPKLSAHDGEAATDSTFYRSITGALQYLTLSRPDIAYGVNQACLHMHAPRDVHWNLVKRILRYLRGTIKHGITISATPSTTLKVYSDADWAGCPNTRRSTSGYCVFLGDSLVSWSSKRRTTVSRSSAEAEYRAVANAAAECCWLHNLLRELHVVVDRATVIYCDNVSAVYLSENPIHHQRTKHIELDIHFVQEKVALGQFQVLHIPTRYQFADITTKGLPTPLFTEFRDSLCIRSHEATTAGGVSDLFYRN, via the coding sequence ATGGGCTTCACCGCGTCAGGCTCGGACTCCTCCCTGTTCATCTACAAGCAAGGAACAAACACGGCGTATCTCCTTGTGTACGTTGACGACATCATACTCACTGCGTCGTCGAGTCCACTTCTGCACCAAGTCGTTGATAAACTCTGTCAAGCCTTCGCGATCAAAGACCTTGGTGAGCTACATTTCTTCCTCGGTGTACAGGTGAAACGTGATGCTGCTGGCTTCCACCTCAACCAGGCACAGTACACAGAAGAGATCCAGTACACAGAAGAGATCCTGGAACGGGCGGGAATGTCAAATTGTAAACCGGCCACAACTCCGGTTGAAGTCAAGCCCAAGCTATCAGCACACGACGGCGAGGCTGCGACCGACAGCACGTTCTACCGCAGCATCACCGGCGCCCTACAGTATCTCACTCTCTCGCGCCCGGATATCGCCTATGGTGTGAACCAGGCGTGTCTTCATATGCATGCTCCCCGAGATGTGCACTGGAACCTCGTCAAGCGCATACTACGTTATCTTCGCGGAACCATCAAGCACGGCATCACCATTTCAGCAACTCCATCGACAACACTGAAGGTATACTCCGATGCCGATTGGGCTGGCTGCCCAAACACTCGGCGGTCGACATCCGGCTACTGCGTATTCCTTGGTGACTCCCTCGTGTCATGGTCGTCCAAGCGACGGACCACGGTCTCACGATCGAGTGCCGAGGCCGAATACAGAGCAGTAGCAAACGCCGCTGCGGAGTGTTGCTGGTTACACAATCTTCTTCGAGAGCTCCACGTCGTCGTCGACAGAGCCACGGTGATTTACTGCGACAACGTCTCTGCTGTATATCTCTCTGAGAATCCAATACACCATCAGAGGACAAAGCATATAGAGCTTGACATACATTTTGTGCAAGAGAAGGTCGCCCTAGGGCAATTCCAAGTGCTGCACATACCTACCAGGTACCAATTTGCGGACATCACGACTAAAGGACTACCGACGCCATTGTTCACTGAATTCAGGGACAGTTTGTGTATTCGATCACACGAAGCTACAACTGCGGGGGGTGTCAGCGACCTATTCTACAGGAATTAG
- the LOC136459052 gene encoding uncharacterized protein, whose amino-acid sequence MAIIGQFLDNSLQRAVYAQQEFHSLFQGDMGIGEYCGRLKRLADTLYDCGAAVFDPALVINTLRGLNNKFSQAIAVLSTMNPPPTFLYTKSYLLQEEHRIRHSHHMEAQTALLASTANTSASKTATPTPPKLPAASNGANDRRKKRKASDGRNRQNTSGSHGAGGPQMHRGGAPPPQWASAHNPWQGVVQAWPMNTWRPSVLGSRPSVNPPHAMAALSAPSTDAAFHAGSSGAVPAGLYSALNNMSINNPGGGGTGWFLDTGTTAHMASNSGPSHQDGTPPM is encoded by the exons ATGGCGATCATCGGCCAATTCCTCGACAACAGCTTGCAGCGCGCCGTGTATGCCCAACAGGAGTTCCATAGCCTGTTCCAGGGTGACATGGGCATCGGCGAGTACTGCGGCCGCCTCAAGCGCCTCGCCGACACGCTCTACGActgcggcgccgccgtcttcgATCCGGCTCTCGTCATCAACACCCTGCGCGGGCTAAACAACAAGTTCAGCCAGGCGATTGCTGTTCTCTCCACCATGAACCCTCCACCCACATTCCTCTACACAAAATCCTATCTCCTGCAGGAAGAACATCGGATCCGGCATTCCCACCATATGGAGGCGCAAACTGCTCTTCTTGCATCGACCGCGAACACCTCTGCCTCCAAGACTGCCACGCCCACTCCACCAAAACTCCCCGCGGCCAGCAACGGCGCCAATGACCGTCGCAAGAAGCGCAAGGCCTCTGATGGTCGCAATCGACAGAACACCTCCGGCAGCCACGGCGCTGGCGGTCCTCAGATGCATCGCGGCGGCGCTCCACCACCACAGTGGGCCTCTGCCCACAACCCATGGCAGGGTGTCGTCCAGGCGTGGCCCATGAACACGTGGAGACCCAGCGTTCTTGGATCACGTCCCAGCGTCAACCCCCCACACGCCATGGCAGCCCTCTCCGCTCCATCGACCGATGCTGCCTTCCACGCCGGATCTTCGGGAGCTGTGCCGGCCGGCCTCTACTCCGCCCTCAACAATATGTCCATCAAcaaccccggcggcggcggcaccggaTGGTTCCTCGATACGGGCACCACAGCACACATGGCCTCCAATTCCG GACCTTCGCACCAAGATGGCACTCCTCCGATGTGA